The Lewinellaceae bacterium genome has a segment encoding these proteins:
- a CDS encoding DUF1800 family protein: MHRLPIFLLLFLLCLKLPAQVYDDYIGAGHDEGVTVFSSSEYQFNSWDEVAAARKTISGDGLEGKLVEASRFLGQAALGADLATIHHVADIGIEAWIEEQFEAPVTYYLDVMEDVYDEVYQFYIQGGNDPNNFSCRPDWVESNYAWWQMTMTNEDLLRHRIALALSEILVISKENSDVRDYGYGVASFYDIFIRHAFGNYKDILLDVARHPVMGKYLSHLNNPKSIPEENIFPDENFAREVMQLFSIGLFELNEDGSRKLDNEGNFIPTYDNRDITEMARVMTGLGAGALSECGTAYEPAFWLEIRHIDMTTPMAMYENWHEQGEKVLFGDQVIPAGQSGMEDVEDAMEILFNHPNVGPFIGRLLIQRLVKSNPSPEYIADVTAAFNDNGNGVRGDMKAVVKAILLHPEARECDAMMDPHNGKLKEPIIRYTQFAKAINSFNADGRYWNTGNYILANAGQHPLHSPSVFSFYLPDFQPNGPIAAADLVAPEFQIHNTKTSIGFINEAYNWTVSERLLYHWQGPLDYTDRIINTDILEYMPDSRKPEVLLNKLDLLLTHGLLTDRTRDLLREQLSAYISSSEISELTNRTKAAMFIFLLSPDYAIFK, encoded by the coding sequence ATGCATCGCCTGCCTATTTTTCTCCTGTTATTTTTGCTTTGTTTGAAATTGCCGGCCCAGGTTTATGATGATTACATCGGTGCGGGGCACGATGAAGGCGTAACCGTTTTTAGCAGCAGTGAATACCAGTTCAATAGTTGGGATGAGGTTGCAGCAGCCCGGAAAACGATCTCTGGTGACGGTCTTGAAGGGAAATTAGTAGAAGCTTCCCGGTTTTTAGGTCAGGCTGCTTTGGGAGCCGATCTGGCCACCATTCATCATGTAGCCGATATTGGCATTGAAGCATGGATTGAGGAACAATTTGAAGCTCCTGTGACCTACTATCTGGATGTTATGGAGGACGTTTATGATGAAGTGTATCAATTCTATATTCAGGGGGGCAACGATCCGAATAACTTTTCCTGCCGGCCGGACTGGGTGGAGTCCAATTATGCCTGGTGGCAGATGACCATGACCAATGAGGATTTGCTGCGGCACCGGATAGCCCTGGCGTTGAGTGAAATTCTGGTGATTTCCAAGGAAAATTCTGATGTTCGCGATTATGGTTATGGTGTGGCCAGTTTTTATGATATTTTCATCCGTCATGCTTTTGGCAATTACAAAGACATACTATTGGATGTCGCCCGCCACCCCGTGATGGGCAAATACCTCAGTCATCTCAATAACCCGAAATCGATTCCGGAAGAAAATATTTTCCCCGATGAAAATTTTGCCAGGGAGGTCATGCAGTTATTCTCTATCGGCCTTTTCGAATTGAATGAGGACGGCAGCCGAAAACTGGACAATGAAGGGAATTTCATTCCCACCTACGATAACCGGGACATCACCGAAATGGCTCGTGTGATGACCGGATTGGGAGCCGGAGCATTGTCGGAATGCGGAACGGCCTACGAACCGGCTTTTTGGCTGGAAATTCGCCATATTGATATGACGACGCCCATGGCCATGTATGAAAACTGGCATGAGCAGGGAGAAAAGGTTTTGTTCGGAGATCAGGTCATTCCAGCCGGACAATCCGGAATGGAGGATGTTGAAGACGCTATGGAAATCCTGTTCAACCACCCCAATGTTGGGCCTTTTATCGGCAGGTTACTCATTCAGCGACTGGTAAAGTCAAACCCTTCCCCGGAATATATTGCCGATGTAACCGCGGCCTTCAATGATAATGGAAACGGCGTTCGAGGAGATATGAAAGCAGTGGTCAAGGCCATTTTACTACACCCTGAAGCAAGAGAATGTGATGCCATGATGGATCCTCACAATGGTAAATTGAAGGAGCCCATTATTCGTTACACCCAGTTTGCCAAAGCCATCAACTCATTCAACGCTGATGGTCGTTACTGGAATACAGGCAATTACATCCTGGCCAATGCAGGGCAACATCCGCTGCATTCGCCTTCTGTTTTTAGTTTTTACCTCCCCGATTTTCAACCTAACGGCCCCATCGCCGCTGCAGATCTGGTAGCGCCGGAATTTCAAATCCATAACACCAAAACCAGTATCGGTTTTATCAATGAAGCCTACAACTGGACTGTTTCAGAACGATTGTTGTACCACTGGCAGGGGCCACTCGATTATACAGACCGCATCATCAATACGGATATTTTGGAATATATGCCGGATTCACGTAAGCCGGAGGTTTTGTTGAATAAACTGGACCTGTTGCTTACCCACGGGCTGTTGACGGACAGGACGAGGGATTTATTGAGAGAGCAGTTGTCTGCTTACATTTCCAGTTCCGAAATTTCAGAGTTGACCAACAGAACCAAAGCAGCAATGTTCATTTTCCTGTTGAGTCCGGATTATGCTATTTTCAAATAA